The following are from one region of the Pseudorasbora parva isolate DD20220531a chromosome 12, ASM2467924v1, whole genome shotgun sequence genome:
- the LOC137093912 gene encoding uncharacterized protein gives MTTPTPSATPFADIITSLAALHQNQHQAMLELRADQERRFEAIVRGQQEDRERFRSWIDREVRTEAAGLASAPVHVPLHKMGPQDDPEAFIDLFQKAAEACGWPRAQWPVRLIPLLSGEAQAAAQQLPVANLLDYDDLKRAIIQRVGRTPEQHRQRFRSLEWGETGRPFAMAHQLRDACRKWLLAGGSDVDHIVDLVVLEQFIARLPKKTAEWVQCHRPTSLTTAINLAEDHLVACPGVGEPRLTSPSFSPPSVSPSPPVPLPRSRPPGPPRIPPRGRGGMGTGQYGSSRAPPRGAGLLGSGGDIGSGSTPPPRSYSNPLPAAGAAGRPGLACWRCGDPDHFVDRCPMMDIGTMIRVPDVQRTTPDQAGEYQVP, from the coding sequence atgactactccaacgccctccgccacgccgtttgcggacattatcacctctctcgcggccctccaccagaaTCAACATCAGGCCATGCTGGAgctgcgggcggaccaggagcgtcgattcgaggccatcgtccgcggccagcaagaggaccgcgagaggttccggagctggatagaccgggaggttcgcaccgaagccgccgggctcgccagcgcaccggtccacgtgcccctacacaagatggggccacaggacgatcccgaggccttcatagACCTTTTTCAGAAAgcggcggaggcctgcgggtggccccgggcacagtggccggtgcgccttatTCCATTGCTCagcggagaagcccaggcggccgcccaacaactgccggtggcgaacctcctggattacgacgatctgaagagggccatcattcAGCGGGTCGGTCGGACCCCCGAACAACACCGTCAGCGTTTCCGCTCGCTTGAGTGGGGGGAGACCGGccggcccttcgcgatggcccaccagctccgggacgcctgccgcaaatggctattggccggtggaagcgacgtggaccacatcgtcgatctggtggtactggaacagttcatcgctcggcttcccaagaagaccgccgagtgggtccagtgccaccggcccacgtcgctgacgacggccatcaacctggcggaggaccatctggtggcgtgcccaggggtcggcgaaccccgtttaacttctccctctttctctcccccctctgtctctccttctcctcctgtccctctccctaggtcccgccctccagggccccctcgtattccccccagaggtcggGGTGGAATGGGCACAGGGCAatacgggagttcgagggccccgcccaggggggcggggctgctggggtcgggcggggatatcggttccggttccaccccccctccgcgctcatattccaacccactccccgccgcaggggcggcgggcaggcctgggctggcctgctggcggtgcggtgacccggaccattttgtggaccgatgtccaatgatggatatcgggacaatgatccgggtcccggacgtccagcggaccacccctgatcaagcaggagagtaccaagttcct